GGACAGACGCCGTTGGGGCTGGCACAGCGGCTCACCGACGCCGGCGTTCCGGTGGTCGGGACCAGCGCCGCCGCGATCCACCTGGCCGAGGACCGCGGCGAGTTCGGTGACGTGCTGCTCGCTGCCGGTCTGCCGGCGCCGAAGTACGGCACCGCCACCAACGTCGAGCAGGCCAAGCGGATCGCCGCCGAGATCGGCTACCCGGTGCTGGTCCGCCCGTCGTACGTGCTGGGCGGGCGCGGGATGGAGATCGTCTACGACGAGTCCGCGTTGGAGGGCTACATCACCCGGGCCACGGAGCTGAACCCGGCGCACCCGGTGCTGGTGGACCGGTTCCTGGAGGATGCGATCGAGATCGACGTCGACGCGCTCTGCGACGGCACCGAGGTCTACCTGGGCGGGGTGATGGAACACATCGAGGAGGCCGGTATCCATTCCGGTGACTCGGCGTGTGCGCTGCCGCCGGTGACGATCGGTCGCGCCGACATCGATGCGGTCCGCCGGTCCACCGTGGCGCTTGCCCACGGGATCGGCGTCCGCGGCCTGCTCAACGTCCAGTACGCGCTCAAGGACGACGCGCTGTATGTGCTGGAAGCGAATCCGCGGGCCAGCCGCACGGTGCCGTTCGTGTCGAAGGCGACCGCGGTCCCGTTGGCCAAAGCGGCTGCCCGGATCATGCTCGGTGCGACGATCGCCGAACTGCGCGCCGAGGGCATGCTGCTCGCGGAAGGGGACGGCGGCAGCGCCGCCGCGGACGCGCCGATCGCCGTGAAGGAGGCGGTGCTCCCGTTCAACCGATTCCGCCGCGCCGACGGCTCCGGGGTGGACTCGCTGTTGTCGCCGGAGATGAAGTCGACCGGTGAGGTGATGGGGATCGACACCGATTTCGGTACCGCGTTCGCCAAGTCGCAGACCGCGGCATACGGACCGTTGCCGACCAGCGGGACGGTGTTCGTATCGGTGGCGAACCGGGACAAGCGGGCGATGGTGTTCCCGGTGAAGCGGTTGCACGACCTCGGATTCCGCGTCCTGGCCACCGAGGGGACCGCGGAGATGTTGTGGCGTAACGGGATTCCGTGCGAGCACGTCCGCAAGGTGTCCCAGGAAGCCGACGGTGAGCCGGACATCGTGGACCGGATCAAGGCCGGCGAGGTACAGATGGTGATCAACACGCCGTTCGGCAACTCCGGGCCGCGGGTGGACGGTTACGAGATCCGCAGTGCCGCGGTCGGCGCGAACATTCCGTGCATCACCACGGTGCAGGGTGCTGCGGCCGCGGTGCAGGGTATCGAGGCGGGGATCGGCGGCGCGGTGGGGGTGCGGTCGCTGCAACAGCTGCACGCGGCGTTGCGGCCGTGATCGAGCCGACCGACGCATTCGGCGCTCGGCTGCGCGCCGCGCTGCATCGGCACGGCTCGCTCTGTGTCGGGATCGATCCACACCCGCAGCTGCTGGCCGCCTGGGGACTGACCGACGACGTTGCCGGGCTGGCGGCGTTCGCCGACATCTGCGTCGAGGCGTTCGCCGGCCGGGTCGCCCTGGTGAAGCCGCAGGTGGCGTTCTTCGAGGCCTACGGCGCGGCCGGGCTGGCCGTCCTGGAGCGGACCGTCGCCGCGCTGCGGGCCGCCGACACGCTGGTGCTGGCGGATGCCAAGCGGGGTGACATCGGCTCGACCATGGCGGCGTACGCGCGGGCCTGGCTGGGAGACGGTCCGCTCGTTGCGGACGCTGTCACCCTGTCGCCCTACCTGGGCTTCGACGCGCTCGCCCCGGCACTGCAGGTGGCGCGGGCACGCGGTCGGGGCGTCTTCGTGCTGGCGGCGACGTCGAACCCGGAGGCGATCGCAGTGCAGCAGGCCGTGGTCGGCGCAGGGTGCACCGTGGCGCAGTCGATCGTCGATGCGGCAGCGGCGCGCAATGCCGACACCGCAACGCTCGGCTCGATCGGCGTGGTGGTGGGCGCCACCGTGTCCGACGCACCCGATCTGCACGCGTTGAACGGGCCGATCCTGCTCCCCGGAGTGGGGTACCAGGGAGCCGGCCCGGCCGAGGTGCGTCGCCTGGCCGGCGACTTGCCGGGGGTGCTGCCCAGCGTGTCGCGGGAGCTGCTGCGAGCGGGTCCCGGGGTGTCGCAGCTGCAGGCAGCCGCGGACCGGATCGGCGCGGCGTTCGGTTTCCTGCCGACTTGACTCCCGGACACGGTCGTATCCTGAACACGGTCGTATCTCGGACACGGTCGTATCTCGGACACGGTCGTATCTCTCGGCCGGCGCACTATCGTCGTTCCATGCGTAGTTCTGTTTTCGTTTTCCTGGCAGCGGGTCTGGTTGCGGCAGCGGCGGCCGGATGTTCGAGCGACTCCGCCGCATCGGATTCGGGTGCCTCGGATTCGGGTTCGGCGGTGGCCGAGTCCGGCGGCGTGTCGCCCGCGGGACCGGTCGTCGACGCGTGTGCGTTGCTCACCGCGGCGGACATCACGCCGCTGATCGGCGAGAACGACGGCGGCAAGCCGACCAGCACCGATCCGGACGCACCGTCCTGTGTGTGGACGAACTCGCAGTCCTACGAATCGGTCACGGTGATGATCGGCGATACCGACACGGCGATCAACGGCACGCTCCCGCCGCTGCCGGACGGGATCACGGCCGAACCCGGCCCCGACGGGATGCGGTTCGTCGGCGGAGGTCAGGTCGAGTTCGCGGCCGGCAAGCGGAACAACTCGGTCCAGGTGGCCCGACTCGGTTCCGCCGACGAGGTGAACGGTGAAGCTGTTGCGTTGGCGAACAAGATTGCGCCGCAGATTCCGGCCGGCTGAGCGGGCCGTCCGCGCGGGCGCGGAAGCGCTCCGACACACCCCGCATTCGTGCCGTGACCTGTGGGGTGAGTTCGCCAAGCCGGACTACCGTGGGTACCGTCGCAGGGGCTGCCGGTGACCGGCGGTGTGCGACCAGGTGTGTAGAACGATTGATACGGAGGAATCGTGGCCCTTCCCCAGTTGACCGACGAGCAGCGTGCCGCTGCTCTGGAGAAGGCGGCTGCCGCTCGTCGCGCCCGGGCCGAGCTCAAGGAACGGCTCAAGCGTGGCGGTACCGATTTGAAGCAGGTGCTGGCCGATGCCGATCAGGACGACATCCTCGGCAAGATGAAGGTTTCCGCCCTGCTCGAGGCGCTGCCCAAGGTGGGCAAGGTGAAGGCTCAGGAGATCATGACCGAGCTGGAGATCGCTCCGACCCGCAGATTGCGCGGTCTCGGCGAGCGGCAACGTAAGGCCCTGCTGGACAAGTTCGGTTTCGAAGGCTGACGGAGCAGGTGCGCGCCGGCATCGGCGATGCTCAGGGGGGTCGGCTGGTCGTACTTGCCGGCCCCTCGGGCGTCGGTAAGTCGACTGTGGTGAGCTGCGTACGTGAGCAGCTGCCAGATCTGTTCTTCAGTGTTTCGGCGACCACTCGCGCTGCTCGGGCGGGCGAGGTCGACGGTGAACACTACCGATTCGTGAGCCGGGCCGAATTCGACGCGATGATCGCGGCCGGTGAATTCTTGGAGTGGGCCGAGATCCACCGTGGCCTGCACCGTTCCGGGACGCCGAAGGCGCCGGTCCTGGCTGCGCTCGCGGCGGGACATTCGGTGTTGCTCGAGCTCGACCTGGCCGGCGCACGCAACGTGATGCGATCGGTGCCGGACGCGTTGAGTGTGTTCATGCAGCCGCCGACCTTCGAAGATCTGGCAGCGCGGATCATGGCGCGGGGCAGCGAGACACCCGAGACGATGGGCCGTCGGTTGGAGACCGCGCGGATCGAGATGGCCGCGCGCACCGAGTTCGACCTGGTCGTGATCAACGACGAGGTGAAACGGACCTGCGATGAATTGGTATCCTTACTGGTCGGGCCGTCGTCGCGGACGACGCGCGCCCGGTAAAGCTTTCCCGAGTCGACCCCAGGAGTTATACGAGTGAGCAGCACGTCCGACAGCAAGGCCGCGGCGCCGGCGTACGACACTCCGCTCGGCATCACCAATCCGCCGATCGACGAGCTGCTCGAGCGCACCTCCTCGAAGTACGCGTTGGTGATCTATTCGGCCAAGCGGGCCCGCCAGATCAACGACTATTACAACCAGCTCGGCGACGGCATCCTGGAGTACGTCGGGCCGCTGGTCGAGCCGGGTCTGCAGGAGAAGCCGTTGTCGATCGCGCTCCGCGAGATCCACTCCGACCTGCTCGAACACACCGAAGGCGAGTAGAACGCGAGTGTCCGGGATCGTCGTCGGGGTCGCCGGCGGGATCGCGGCGTACAAGGCTTGCGCGCTGATCCGGTCGTTCACCGAATCGGGCCATCGGGTCCGGGTGATTCCCACCGAGGCCGCACTCGAGTTCGTCGGGCGGGCCACCTTCGAAGCCTTGTCCGGTAACCCGGTACATACCGGCGTTTTCGCCGACGTAGCGCAGGTACCGCACGTACGGATCGGTCAAGACGCCGATCTCGTCGTGATCGCGCCGGCGACCGCGGACCTGTTGTCCCGCGCCGCGACCGGTCGCGCCGACGATCTGCTTACCGCGACGTTGCTTACCGCCCGCTGCCCGGTGCTCTTCGCGCCGGCCATGCACACCGAGATGTGGGAGCACCCGGCCACCGTCGCGAACGTGGCGACATTGCGGGCGCGTGGTGCGGTGGTGCTCGAACCCGCGGCCGGCCGGCTGACCGGTACCGATACCGGTCCGGGACGGCTGCCGGAGCCGACGGAGATCTACGGACTGGCGACGTTGCTGTTGGAGCGCTCGGATGCGGTACCCCGTGACCTGGTCGGACGCCGGTTCGTGGTCTCCGCCGGCGGGACCCGGGAGCCGCTGGACCCGGTCCGGTTCCTCGGTAATCGCAGCTCCGGTAAGCAGGGCTACGCAATCGCTCGGCTCGCCGCGCAACGGGGCGCGTCGGTGACGCTGGTCGCCGCGCACACCGCCGGTCTGGCCGATCCGGCGGCGGTCGAGGTCGTGCATGTCAGTACCGCCGAGCAACTGCGGGTGGCGGTGAACAAGCACGCAGCCGGGGCCGATGCGGTGGTGATGTCGGCCGCCGTGGCGGATTTCCGGCCGTCGACGGTCGCCGCTGCCAAGATCAAGAAGGGTGAGCGGGAGCCGGATACGATCGCGCTGACCAAGAACGCCGACATCTTGGCGGGTCTGGTGCAGGCCCGCCGCGACGGGGCGCTGGCACCGTCGACGGTGATCGTCGGATTCGCTGCGGAAACCGGCGACGACCATGGCTCGGTCCTGGAGTACGCGCGGGCCAAACTGGCCCGCAAGGGCTGTGATCTGCTGGTGGTGAACGCAGTAGGGGAGGGGCGAGCATTCGAGGTGGACGACAACGACGGCTGGCTGCTCGCCGCCGACGGCACCCAGACCCCGCTCGAGTTCGGCTCCAAGGCGTTGATGTCCAGCCGA
Above is a genomic segment from Skermania piniformis containing:
- the pyrF gene encoding orotidine-5'-phosphate decarboxylase: MEPTDAFGARLRAALHRHGSLCVGIDPHPQLLAAWGLTDDVAGLAAFADICVEAFAGRVALVKPQVAFFEAYGAAGLAVLERTVAALRAADTLVLADAKRGDIGSTMAAYARAWLGDGPLVADAVTLSPYLGFDALAPALQVARARGRGVFVLAATSNPEAIAVQQAVVGAGCTVAQSIVDAAAARNADTATLGSIGVVVGATVSDAPDLHALNGPILLPGVGYQGAGPAEVRRLAGDLPGVLPSVSRELLRAGPGVSQLQAAADRIGAAFGFLPT
- a CDS encoding DUF3558 family protein is translated as MRSSVFVFLAAGLVAAAAAGCSSDSAASDSGASDSGSAVAESGGVSPAGPVVDACALLTAADITPLIGENDGGKPTSTDPDAPSCVWTNSQSYESVTVMIGDTDTAINGTLPPLPDGITAEPGPDGMRFVGGGQVEFAAGKRNNSVQVARLGSADEVNGEAVALANKIAPQIPAG
- the mihF gene encoding integration host factor, actinobacterial type; its protein translation is MALPQLTDEQRAAALEKAAAARRARAELKERLKRGGTDLKQVLADADQDDILGKMKVSALLEALPKVGKVKAQEIMTELEIAPTRRLRGLGERQRKALLDKFGFEG
- the gmk gene encoding guanylate kinase gives rise to the protein MRAGIGDAQGGRLVVLAGPSGVGKSTVVSCVREQLPDLFFSVSATTRAARAGEVDGEHYRFVSRAEFDAMIAAGEFLEWAEIHRGLHRSGTPKAPVLAALAAGHSVLLELDLAGARNVMRSVPDALSVFMQPPTFEDLAARIMARGSETPETMGRRLETARIEMAARTEFDLVVINDEVKRTCDELVSLLVGPSSRTTRAR
- the rpoZ gene encoding DNA-directed RNA polymerase subunit omega; translation: MSSTSDSKAAAPAYDTPLGITNPPIDELLERTSSKYALVIYSAKRARQINDYYNQLGDGILEYVGPLVEPGLQEKPLSIALREIHSDLLEHTEGE
- the coaBC gene encoding bifunctional phosphopantothenoylcysteine decarboxylase/phosphopantothenate--cysteine ligase CoaBC, with amino-acid sequence MSGIVVGVAGGIAAYKACALIRSFTESGHRVRVIPTEAALEFVGRATFEALSGNPVHTGVFADVAQVPHVRIGQDADLVVIAPATADLLSRAATGRADDLLTATLLTARCPVLFAPAMHTEMWEHPATVANVATLRARGAVVLEPAAGRLTGTDTGPGRLPEPTEIYGLATLLLERSDAVPRDLVGRRFVVSAGGTREPLDPVRFLGNRSSGKQGYAIARLAAQRGASVTLVAAHTAGLADPAAVEVVHVSTAEQLRVAVNKHAAGADAVVMSAAVADFRPSTVAAAKIKKGEREPDTIALTKNADILAGLVQARRDGALAPSTVIVGFAAETGDDHGSVLEYARAKLARKGCDLLVVNAVGEGRAFEVDDNDGWLLAADGTQTPLEFGSKALMSSRVLDAVAGQLS